The Lasioglossum baleicum chromosome 12, iyLasBale1, whole genome shotgun sequence genome includes a region encoding these proteins:
- the LOC143213893 gene encoding meckelin isoform X1 encodes MYFFLSKSLFLIFHFAFFQLLAANKEVIELSQLWNCKSDEYFDSASLSCICCDTNKNLKPSTDRLRCVCNEFSKQVALKDGYPECIFCGYNRTVTTDRKDCVSCNSITCECTINQIQLDRSINGTLLNIMYCFSCPNNTYPSLDRSKCLSCADFENNYYLNPIYSTQYYTWIRDHCFNKSVFTNDLYANITNLIKFKNHNTDIGNYLREDLEVALYLCKKENKLACEYLSNLCVLNFYSDQIACVLFMQVQSIPVWLFYNKNETVATLNSKKITQRYSLSRYNNDSTLNFKMATFSLHGNFKSLDTPNMPCNLLENVQFGVNYKKKCTLKIKDLLTAETEFMSPYLAFVDKKKVLMHALPVLVKNMNQDTTDISQWQFLRKFFLVDNISGYKTENITDKETRKSNKLSSLIYMKSLTVIVNVQSVEARDKILPPLLIVEYTKLTYEQMSKITHVLLDYKIKFILEHSHIDIVFKIIVAAFLVLAICYSAIKTWNYNKQHYTSISYIRTLFWFFFYTMGSIGTIVIISLISLCMYLFIFYKGQTTPYILLSNDINEKTIIIFTAITVLFKFVEMIGFICRCWNLNVFCIDWEQPKPVAVSNQFEYDLHKNKFLSTRTEIKTTKQKEIINKPGEHSGVSYNLGDINFSAVHSVSEGSMQEANEQNHFHNSSVSIWRTYYIINHWLNLQTIRKTNVTVQLLAVLSIFQIMQLYPWIFAIPEIPSNFSEDDNNFILYYTECVLMYILIYCIQWLLYIGFYERCVRNKIQEFINLCSTVNISFLILPYNYYGFYIHGRSVHGTADTDLTTLTNNLEKEKNNLCACKGLLPGTDQQTFILSLTKTLRIVLIEFSKQTNLSLNSFLGTNDMSTKKWELIFNAQIKLKQFLCKFLDHCFKDTDYIIKEQQFLEKLCNIMFSEIEEKSVFYIDNNHSFDQVLLYGNEWLIATFELSIFAFIIAVFKDCVLAITVTIAVSTSLLLIAKYNGKKNLYNNVLPNKTFLV; translated from the exons ATGTATTTTTTTCTAAGCAAAAGTCTATTCCTAATTTTCCACTTTGCCTTTTTTCAATTACTTGCTGCAaataaagaagttatcgaaCTGTCTCAATTATGGAATTGTAAGAGTGATGAATATTTCGATAGTGCATCGTTATCTTGTATTTGTTGCGATACAAACAAAAACTTGAAACCATCTACCGATC GATTGCGATGCGTATGTAATGAATTTAGCAAACAGGTAGCGTTAAAAGATGGTTATCCTGAATGTATCTTTTGCGGGTACAATAGAACGGTGACAACAGACAGAAAAGATTGTGTTTCGTGTAACAGTATAACGTGCGAATGTACCATTAATCAAATACAAT TGGATAGAAGCATTAACGGTACATTACTAAATATTATGTACTGCTTTTCTTGCCCCAACAATACTTACCCATCTTTGGATAGATCTAAATGTTTATCTTGCGCTGACTTTGAAAACAATTATTACTTAAATCCTATATATTCGACACAATATTATACATGGATACGAGATCATTGTTTCAATAAAAGTGTTTTTACAAATGATCTATACGCAAATATTACAAATTTGATCAAATTTAAAAATCATAACACAGATATTGGTAACTATCTTAGAGAAGATCTAGAAGTTGCATTATATTTATGTAAG AAGGAAAATAAACTAGCTTGCGAGTATTTATCAAATTTATGCGTCTTAAACTTCTACAGCGATCAAATTGCTTGTGTATTATTTATGCAAGTACAATCGATACCTGTATGgttattttataacaaaaatgaaactGTGGCAACATTGAACAGTAAAAAAATCACACAGAGATACAGTCTATCGAGATATAACAAT GATAGTACATTGAATTTTAAAATGGCAACATTTTCTTTGCATGGTAATTTTAAATCGCTTGATACACCTAACATGCCGTGTAATTTATTGGAAAACGTTCAATTTGGGGTGAACTATAAGAAGAAATGTACACTCAAAATTAAAGATTTACTAACTGCTGAAACAGAGTTTATGTCCCCTTATTTGGCTTTTGTAGATAAGAAAAAAGTTTTAATGCACGCTTTACCCGTACTCGTTAAAAATATGAACCAA gaTACTACCGATATATCGCAATGGCAATTCTTACGCAAATTTTTCCTTGTTGATAATATTAGCGGTTATAAGACAGAAAATATTACAGATAAAGAAACTAGAAAATCCAATAAATTATCTTCATTAATTTATATGAAATCTCTAACCGTTAT TGTAAATGTTCAAAGCGTAGAAGCTAGAGATAAAATACTTCCACCATTACTGATTGTGGAATATACTAAATTAACATATGAACAAATGAGTAAAATTACACATGTTCTATtagattataaaattaaatttattctagaACACAGTCATATTGACATTGTTTTcaag ATAATCGTAGCAGCTTTTTTAGTGTTGGCCATTTGCTATTCTGCTATAAAAACGTGGAATTACAATAAACAACACTatacttctatttcatacataagAACATTATtttggttttttttttatactatGGGTAGTATAGGTACCATCGTTATTATAAGTCTAATTagtttatgtatgtatttatttatattctacaAAGGACAAACAACACCATATATATTATTGTCTAATGATATTAATGAAAAGACCATTATAATATTTACCGCGATAACAGTTCTTTTTAAA tttGTAGAGATGATTGGTTTCATTTGTCGGTGCTGGAATCTAAACGTATTTTGTATCGACTGGGAACAACCGAAACCAGTAGCAGTATCCAACCAATTCGAATATGATTTgcataagaacaaatttttatccaCGCGAACAGAAATCAAAACAActaaacaaaaagaaataataaacaaaCCAGGTGAACATAGCGGCGTTAGCTATAACTTAGGCGACATAAATTTTTCAGCTGTACATTCGGTATCGGAAGGTTCCATGCAAGAAGCAAACGAACAAAATCATTTTCATAATTCATCTGTTAGTATTTGGAGAACATATTATATTATCAACCATTGGCTAAATCTACAAACAATAAGAAAAACAAATGTAACGGTGCAATTACTTGCTGTATTAAGTATCTTCCAG ATAATGCAACTATATCCATGGATCTTTGCAATACCTGAAATACCGTCAAACTTTTCTGAAGAtgataacaattttattttatattacacaGAATGTGTtttaatgtatattttaatatattgcattcaaTGGTTGTTATATATTGGATTCTATGAACGGTGCGTTAGAAATAAAATACAGGAATTCATAAATCTATGTTCTACCGTGAATATCAGCTTCCTTATTTTACCGTATAATTATTATGGTTTTTATATTCATGGAAG GTCAGTACATGGAACCGCAGATACAGATTTGACGACTTTAACGAACAACttggagaaagaaaaaaataacttatgcgcatgcaaaGGTCTTTTACCTGGAACGGATCAACAGACATTCATACTATCTTTAACAAAGACACTCAGAATTGTTTTAATCGAATTTTCAAAACAAACAAATCTT AGCTTAAATAGTTTCTTAGGAACGAATGATATGTCTACTAAAAAATGGGAATTGATTTTTAATGCACAAATCAAATTGAAGCAGTTTCTGTGTAAATTTCTGGATCATTGTTTTAAAGATACAGATTACATTATTAAAGAGCAACAATTTCTTGAAAAACTATGTAATATTATGTTttctgaaattgaagaaaaatcAGTGTTTTATATTG ATAATAATCATTCGTTCGATCAAGTATTACTTTACGGGAATGAATGGTTAATAGCTACTTTTGAACTATCAATATTTGCTTTTATAATAGCTGTATTCAAAGATTGCGTATTGGCCATTACAGTTACTATAGCGGTATCGACGTCGTTACTTCTAATTGCAAAATATAATGGGAAAaagaatttatataataatgtattaccgaataaaacatttttagtGTAA
- the LOC143213893 gene encoding meckelin isoform X4: MLPLFFIISFIGLRCVCNEFSKQVALKDGYPECIFCGYNRTVTTDRKDCVSCNSITCECTINQIQLDRSINGTLLNIMYCFSCPNNTYPSLDRSKCLSCADFENNYYLNPIYSTQYYTWIRDHCFNKSVFTNDLYANITNLIKFKNHNTDIGNYLREDLEVALYLCKKENKLACEYLSNLCVLNFYSDQIACVLFMQVQSIPVWLFYNKNETVATLNSKKITQRYSLSRYNNDSTLNFKMATFSLHGNFKSLDTPNMPCNLLENVQFGVNYKKKCTLKIKDLLTAETEFMSPYLAFVDKKKVLMHALPVLVKNMNQDTTDISQWQFLRKFFLVDNISGYKTENITDKETRKSNKLSSLIYMKSLTVIVNVQSVEARDKILPPLLIVEYTKLTYEQMSKITHVLLDYKIKFILEHSHIDIVFKIIVAAFLVLAICYSAIKTWNYNKQHYTSISYIRTLFWFFFYTMGSIGTIVIISLISLCMYLFIFYKGQTTPYILLSNDINEKTIIIFTAITVLFKFVEMIGFICRCWNLNVFCIDWEQPKPVAVSNQFEYDLHKNKFLSTRTEIKTTKQKEIINKPGEHSGVSYNLGDINFSAVHSVSEGSMQEANEQNHFHNSSVSIWRTYYIINHWLNLQTIRKTNVTVQLLAVLSIFQIMQLYPWIFAIPEIPSNFSEDDNNFILYYTECVLMYILIYCIQWLLYIGFYERCVRNKIQEFINLCSTVNISFLILPYNYYGFYIHGRSVHGTADTDLTTLTNNLEKEKNNLCACKGLLPGTDQQTFILSLTKTLRIVLIEFSKQTNLSLNSFLGTNDMSTKKWELIFNAQIKLKQFLCKFLDHCFKDTDYIIKEQQFLEKLCNIMFSEIEEKSVFYIDNNHSFDQVLLYGNEWLIATFELSIFAFIIAVFKDCVLAITVTIAVSTSLLLIAKYNGKKNLYNNVLPNKTFLV; this comes from the exons ATGcttccattattttttataatttcttttatAGGATTGCGATGCGTATGTAATGAATTTAGCAAACAGGTAGCGTTAAAAGATGGTTATCCTGAATGTATCTTTTGCGGGTACAATAGAACGGTGACAACAGACAGAAAAGATTGTGTTTCGTGTAACAGTATAACGTGCGAATGTACCATTAATCAAATACAAT TGGATAGAAGCATTAACGGTACATTACTAAATATTATGTACTGCTTTTCTTGCCCCAACAATACTTACCCATCTTTGGATAGATCTAAATGTTTATCTTGCGCTGACTTTGAAAACAATTATTACTTAAATCCTATATATTCGACACAATATTATACATGGATACGAGATCATTGTTTCAATAAAAGTGTTTTTACAAATGATCTATACGCAAATATTACAAATTTGATCAAATTTAAAAATCATAACACAGATATTGGTAACTATCTTAGAGAAGATCTAGAAGTTGCATTATATTTATGTAAG AAGGAAAATAAACTAGCTTGCGAGTATTTATCAAATTTATGCGTCTTAAACTTCTACAGCGATCAAATTGCTTGTGTATTATTTATGCAAGTACAATCGATACCTGTATGgttattttataacaaaaatgaaactGTGGCAACATTGAACAGTAAAAAAATCACACAGAGATACAGTCTATCGAGATATAACAAT GATAGTACATTGAATTTTAAAATGGCAACATTTTCTTTGCATGGTAATTTTAAATCGCTTGATACACCTAACATGCCGTGTAATTTATTGGAAAACGTTCAATTTGGGGTGAACTATAAGAAGAAATGTACACTCAAAATTAAAGATTTACTAACTGCTGAAACAGAGTTTATGTCCCCTTATTTGGCTTTTGTAGATAAGAAAAAAGTTTTAATGCACGCTTTACCCGTACTCGTTAAAAATATGAACCAA gaTACTACCGATATATCGCAATGGCAATTCTTACGCAAATTTTTCCTTGTTGATAATATTAGCGGTTATAAGACAGAAAATATTACAGATAAAGAAACTAGAAAATCCAATAAATTATCTTCATTAATTTATATGAAATCTCTAACCGTTAT TGTAAATGTTCAAAGCGTAGAAGCTAGAGATAAAATACTTCCACCATTACTGATTGTGGAATATACTAAATTAACATATGAACAAATGAGTAAAATTACACATGTTCTATtagattataaaattaaatttattctagaACACAGTCATATTGACATTGTTTTcaag ATAATCGTAGCAGCTTTTTTAGTGTTGGCCATTTGCTATTCTGCTATAAAAACGTGGAATTACAATAAACAACACTatacttctatttcatacataagAACATTATtttggttttttttttatactatGGGTAGTATAGGTACCATCGTTATTATAAGTCTAATTagtttatgtatgtatttatttatattctacaAAGGACAAACAACACCATATATATTATTGTCTAATGATATTAATGAAAAGACCATTATAATATTTACCGCGATAACAGTTCTTTTTAAA tttGTAGAGATGATTGGTTTCATTTGTCGGTGCTGGAATCTAAACGTATTTTGTATCGACTGGGAACAACCGAAACCAGTAGCAGTATCCAACCAATTCGAATATGATTTgcataagaacaaatttttatccaCGCGAACAGAAATCAAAACAActaaacaaaaagaaataataaacaaaCCAGGTGAACATAGCGGCGTTAGCTATAACTTAGGCGACATAAATTTTTCAGCTGTACATTCGGTATCGGAAGGTTCCATGCAAGAAGCAAACGAACAAAATCATTTTCATAATTCATCTGTTAGTATTTGGAGAACATATTATATTATCAACCATTGGCTAAATCTACAAACAATAAGAAAAACAAATGTAACGGTGCAATTACTTGCTGTATTAAGTATCTTCCAG ATAATGCAACTATATCCATGGATCTTTGCAATACCTGAAATACCGTCAAACTTTTCTGAAGAtgataacaattttattttatattacacaGAATGTGTtttaatgtatattttaatatattgcattcaaTGGTTGTTATATATTGGATTCTATGAACGGTGCGTTAGAAATAAAATACAGGAATTCATAAATCTATGTTCTACCGTGAATATCAGCTTCCTTATTTTACCGTATAATTATTATGGTTTTTATATTCATGGAAG GTCAGTACATGGAACCGCAGATACAGATTTGACGACTTTAACGAACAACttggagaaagaaaaaaataacttatgcgcatgcaaaGGTCTTTTACCTGGAACGGATCAACAGACATTCATACTATCTTTAACAAAGACACTCAGAATTGTTTTAATCGAATTTTCAAAACAAACAAATCTT AGCTTAAATAGTTTCTTAGGAACGAATGATATGTCTACTAAAAAATGGGAATTGATTTTTAATGCACAAATCAAATTGAAGCAGTTTCTGTGTAAATTTCTGGATCATTGTTTTAAAGATACAGATTACATTATTAAAGAGCAACAATTTCTTGAAAAACTATGTAATATTATGTTttctgaaattgaagaaaaatcAGTGTTTTATATTG ATAATAATCATTCGTTCGATCAAGTATTACTTTACGGGAATGAATGGTTAATAGCTACTTTTGAACTATCAATATTTGCTTTTATAATAGCTGTATTCAAAGATTGCGTATTGGCCATTACAGTTACTATAGCGGTATCGACGTCGTTACTTCTAATTGCAAAATATAATGGGAAAaagaatttatataataatgtattaccgaataaaacatttttagtGTAA
- the LOC143213893 gene encoding meckelin isoform X2 translates to MTLFSEVIELSQLWNCKSDEYFDSASLSCICCDTNKNLKPSTDRLRCVCNEFSKQVALKDGYPECIFCGYNRTVTTDRKDCVSCNSITCECTINQIQLDRSINGTLLNIMYCFSCPNNTYPSLDRSKCLSCADFENNYYLNPIYSTQYYTWIRDHCFNKSVFTNDLYANITNLIKFKNHNTDIGNYLREDLEVALYLCKKENKLACEYLSNLCVLNFYSDQIACVLFMQVQSIPVWLFYNKNETVATLNSKKITQRYSLSRYNNDSTLNFKMATFSLHGNFKSLDTPNMPCNLLENVQFGVNYKKKCTLKIKDLLTAETEFMSPYLAFVDKKKVLMHALPVLVKNMNQDTTDISQWQFLRKFFLVDNISGYKTENITDKETRKSNKLSSLIYMKSLTVIVNVQSVEARDKILPPLLIVEYTKLTYEQMSKITHVLLDYKIKFILEHSHIDIVFKIIVAAFLVLAICYSAIKTWNYNKQHYTSISYIRTLFWFFFYTMGSIGTIVIISLISLCMYLFIFYKGQTTPYILLSNDINEKTIIIFTAITVLFKFVEMIGFICRCWNLNVFCIDWEQPKPVAVSNQFEYDLHKNKFLSTRTEIKTTKQKEIINKPGEHSGVSYNLGDINFSAVHSVSEGSMQEANEQNHFHNSSVSIWRTYYIINHWLNLQTIRKTNVTVQLLAVLSIFQIMQLYPWIFAIPEIPSNFSEDDNNFILYYTECVLMYILIYCIQWLLYIGFYERCVRNKIQEFINLCSTVNISFLILPYNYYGFYIHGRSVHGTADTDLTTLTNNLEKEKNNLCACKGLLPGTDQQTFILSLTKTLRIVLIEFSKQTNLSLNSFLGTNDMSTKKWELIFNAQIKLKQFLCKFLDHCFKDTDYIIKEQQFLEKLCNIMFSEIEEKSVFYIDNNHSFDQVLLYGNEWLIATFELSIFAFIIAVFKDCVLAITVTIAVSTSLLLIAKYNGKKNLYNNVLPNKTFLV, encoded by the exons atgacccttttctctg aagttatcgaaCTGTCTCAATTATGGAATTGTAAGAGTGATGAATATTTCGATAGTGCATCGTTATCTTGTATTTGTTGCGATACAAACAAAAACTTGAAACCATCTACCGATC GATTGCGATGCGTATGTAATGAATTTAGCAAACAGGTAGCGTTAAAAGATGGTTATCCTGAATGTATCTTTTGCGGGTACAATAGAACGGTGACAACAGACAGAAAAGATTGTGTTTCGTGTAACAGTATAACGTGCGAATGTACCATTAATCAAATACAAT TGGATAGAAGCATTAACGGTACATTACTAAATATTATGTACTGCTTTTCTTGCCCCAACAATACTTACCCATCTTTGGATAGATCTAAATGTTTATCTTGCGCTGACTTTGAAAACAATTATTACTTAAATCCTATATATTCGACACAATATTATACATGGATACGAGATCATTGTTTCAATAAAAGTGTTTTTACAAATGATCTATACGCAAATATTACAAATTTGATCAAATTTAAAAATCATAACACAGATATTGGTAACTATCTTAGAGAAGATCTAGAAGTTGCATTATATTTATGTAAG AAGGAAAATAAACTAGCTTGCGAGTATTTATCAAATTTATGCGTCTTAAACTTCTACAGCGATCAAATTGCTTGTGTATTATTTATGCAAGTACAATCGATACCTGTATGgttattttataacaaaaatgaaactGTGGCAACATTGAACAGTAAAAAAATCACACAGAGATACAGTCTATCGAGATATAACAAT GATAGTACATTGAATTTTAAAATGGCAACATTTTCTTTGCATGGTAATTTTAAATCGCTTGATACACCTAACATGCCGTGTAATTTATTGGAAAACGTTCAATTTGGGGTGAACTATAAGAAGAAATGTACACTCAAAATTAAAGATTTACTAACTGCTGAAACAGAGTTTATGTCCCCTTATTTGGCTTTTGTAGATAAGAAAAAAGTTTTAATGCACGCTTTACCCGTACTCGTTAAAAATATGAACCAA gaTACTACCGATATATCGCAATGGCAATTCTTACGCAAATTTTTCCTTGTTGATAATATTAGCGGTTATAAGACAGAAAATATTACAGATAAAGAAACTAGAAAATCCAATAAATTATCTTCATTAATTTATATGAAATCTCTAACCGTTAT TGTAAATGTTCAAAGCGTAGAAGCTAGAGATAAAATACTTCCACCATTACTGATTGTGGAATATACTAAATTAACATATGAACAAATGAGTAAAATTACACATGTTCTATtagattataaaattaaatttattctagaACACAGTCATATTGACATTGTTTTcaag ATAATCGTAGCAGCTTTTTTAGTGTTGGCCATTTGCTATTCTGCTATAAAAACGTGGAATTACAATAAACAACACTatacttctatttcatacataagAACATTATtttggttttttttttatactatGGGTAGTATAGGTACCATCGTTATTATAAGTCTAATTagtttatgtatgtatttatttatattctacaAAGGACAAACAACACCATATATATTATTGTCTAATGATATTAATGAAAAGACCATTATAATATTTACCGCGATAACAGTTCTTTTTAAA tttGTAGAGATGATTGGTTTCATTTGTCGGTGCTGGAATCTAAACGTATTTTGTATCGACTGGGAACAACCGAAACCAGTAGCAGTATCCAACCAATTCGAATATGATTTgcataagaacaaatttttatccaCGCGAACAGAAATCAAAACAActaaacaaaaagaaataataaacaaaCCAGGTGAACATAGCGGCGTTAGCTATAACTTAGGCGACATAAATTTTTCAGCTGTACATTCGGTATCGGAAGGTTCCATGCAAGAAGCAAACGAACAAAATCATTTTCATAATTCATCTGTTAGTATTTGGAGAACATATTATATTATCAACCATTGGCTAAATCTACAAACAATAAGAAAAACAAATGTAACGGTGCAATTACTTGCTGTATTAAGTATCTTCCAG ATAATGCAACTATATCCATGGATCTTTGCAATACCTGAAATACCGTCAAACTTTTCTGAAGAtgataacaattttattttatattacacaGAATGTGTtttaatgtatattttaatatattgcattcaaTGGTTGTTATATATTGGATTCTATGAACGGTGCGTTAGAAATAAAATACAGGAATTCATAAATCTATGTTCTACCGTGAATATCAGCTTCCTTATTTTACCGTATAATTATTATGGTTTTTATATTCATGGAAG GTCAGTACATGGAACCGCAGATACAGATTTGACGACTTTAACGAACAACttggagaaagaaaaaaataacttatgcgcatgcaaaGGTCTTTTACCTGGAACGGATCAACAGACATTCATACTATCTTTAACAAAGACACTCAGAATTGTTTTAATCGAATTTTCAAAACAAACAAATCTT AGCTTAAATAGTTTCTTAGGAACGAATGATATGTCTACTAAAAAATGGGAATTGATTTTTAATGCACAAATCAAATTGAAGCAGTTTCTGTGTAAATTTCTGGATCATTGTTTTAAAGATACAGATTACATTATTAAAGAGCAACAATTTCTTGAAAAACTATGTAATATTATGTTttctgaaattgaagaaaaatcAGTGTTTTATATTG ATAATAATCATTCGTTCGATCAAGTATTACTTTACGGGAATGAATGGTTAATAGCTACTTTTGAACTATCAATATTTGCTTTTATAATAGCTGTATTCAAAGATTGCGTATTGGCCATTACAGTTACTATAGCGGTATCGACGTCGTTACTTCTAATTGCAAAATATAATGGGAAAaagaatttatataataatgtattaccgaataaaacatttttagtGTAA